A region from the Pseudonocardia petroleophila genome encodes:
- a CDS encoding ABC transporter ATP-binding protein: MTAPGTPVPGTTALLPIATAARTRRSVAALIRPHRLLIAGTVLTLVAAAVAILAVPALLGAIVDAVIGGGATGSVDLFALGILAALVARALLSAGGTVLVARLGELVLAGLRERVVHRALRVRIADVERAGSGDLLQRVSGDISVISEGVRLAIPLLVIAALDVGLTLVGLALLDWRLALAGLVPLPIWILVTRWYVRVSGPLYAAERAAEGRRTQSLLAGVGGAATVRAHRLRVPLLTRIAGDSAAAVTASLRAMRAQSKFGFVLNGAELTGVLSLLVVGFWLVRADAVTVGAATAAVLYFLRLFDPIGELLYLLDEAQSAGAALARLVGVTDMPVPPAPASPRRPRDGSVRLTGVRHSYDGGPEVLHGIDLEIAPGERVAVVGPSGAGKTTLGAVLAGAQVPQAGTVEIGGVPLDALEHPRRHVAVVTQEVHVFAGTVADNLRLARPGATDAELVAVLGTVGAALDLDEVVGDGGTELGATVAQQLALARLVLADPAVAVLDEATAEAGSAGARVLEVAADAALAGRTAVVIAHRLTQAAAADRVVVLDKGRIVETGPHAELVAAGGPYAALWKAWSAPR, encoded by the coding sequence GTGACCGCTCCCGGCACCCCCGTCCCCGGGACCACCGCACTGCTCCCCATCGCGACCGCGGCCCGCACCCGGCGCTCGGTCGCCGCGCTGATCCGCCCGCACCGGCTGCTGATCGCCGGGACCGTGCTCACCCTCGTCGCGGCGGCGGTCGCGATCCTGGCCGTGCCCGCCCTGCTCGGCGCGATCGTCGACGCGGTGATCGGGGGCGGGGCGACCGGCTCGGTCGACCTGTTCGCCCTCGGCATCCTCGCCGCGCTGGTCGCGCGCGCCCTGCTGTCGGCCGGCGGCACCGTGCTGGTGGCCCGGCTCGGCGAGCTGGTGCTGGCCGGGCTGCGGGAGCGCGTGGTGCACCGCGCGCTGCGGGTCCGCATCGCCGACGTCGAGCGCGCCGGGTCCGGCGACCTGCTGCAGCGCGTGAGCGGCGACATCTCCGTCATCTCCGAGGGCGTCCGGCTGGCGATCCCGCTGCTGGTCATCGCCGCGCTCGACGTCGGGCTGACGCTCGTCGGGCTCGCGCTGCTCGACTGGCGCCTCGCACTGGCCGGGCTGGTCCCGCTGCCGATCTGGATCCTCGTCACGCGCTGGTACGTCCGCGTCTCCGGGCCGCTCTACGCCGCGGAGCGGGCCGCGGAGGGGCGGCGGACGCAGTCGTTGCTGGCCGGCGTGGGCGGGGCGGCGACGGTGCGCGCGCACCGGCTGCGCGTCCCGCTGCTCACCCGGATCGCGGGCGACTCCGCCGCGGCCGTGACGGCGTCGCTGCGCGCGATGCGGGCGCAGTCCAAGTTCGGGTTCGTGCTCAACGGCGCGGAGCTGACGGGCGTGCTGTCGCTGCTCGTCGTCGGGTTCTGGCTGGTGCGCGCCGACGCCGTCACCGTCGGCGCGGCCACCGCGGCGGTGCTGTACTTCCTGCGCCTGTTCGACCCGATCGGCGAGCTGCTCTACCTCCTCGACGAGGCGCAGTCGGCCGGGGCGGCCCTGGCCCGGCTCGTCGGCGTCACCGACATGCCGGTGCCGCCCGCACCGGCGAGCCCGCGGCGGCCGCGGGACGGCTCGGTGCGGCTGACCGGCGTCCGGCACTCCTACGACGGCGGGCCCGAGGTGCTGCACGGGATCGACCTGGAGATCGCGCCCGGGGAGCGGGTCGCCGTGGTGGGGCCCAGCGGCGCGGGCAAGACGACGCTGGGCGCGGTGCTGGCCGGGGCCCAGGTCCCGCAGGCGGGCACCGTCGAGATCGGGGGCGTGCCGCTCGACGCGCTGGAGCACCCGCGGCGCCACGTCGCCGTCGTCACGCAGGAGGTGCACGTCTTCGCCGGCACGGTGGCCGACAACCTGCGCCTGGCCCGCCCCGGGGCCACCGACGCCGAGCTGGTCGCGGTGCTCGGCACCGTCGGCGCCGCACTGGACCTCGACGAGGTCGTCGGCGACGGCGGCACCGAGCTGGGCGCCACCGTGGCGCAGCAGCTCGCGCTGGCCCGGCTGGTGCTGGCCGATCCGGCCGTCGCGGTGCTGGACGAGGCCACCGCGGAGGCCGGCAGCGCCGGGGCGCGCGTGCTGGAGGTGGCCGCCGACGCCGCGCTGGCCGGGCGCACCGCCGTGGTCATCGCGCACCGGCTCACCCAGGCCGCGGCAGCCGACCGCGTCGTCGTGCTGGACAAGGGCCGGATCGTCGAGACCGGCCCGCACGCCGAGCTGGTGGCCGCCGGTGGCCCCTACGCGGCGCTGTGGAAGGCCTGGTCCGCACCCCGCTGA